Below is a genomic region from Gasterosteus aculeatus chromosome 2, fGasAcu3.hap1.1, whole genome shotgun sequence.
AAATTGACACAGATTTTAAAGACATAAAATTAACATTTTGTAGGATTGCTATGCCTTGGTTTTCACACCAGAGCAAGCTAAAGCCAGAATCTTGTCTTCAGAGCCTGAAAGAGAGAACAAGAATAAATATTCaattataatttaaataaaaaacatatcaGTGAaatcacatgtttttttctcacccAAGTTTGCCGTCACTTTTTCAAACTGGCTCAGAGTAGCTGTAGCATTTTCAGTGAGAAAAGTCTCATCCTCTGAAGTGAGCTGTTTGCAAAGAGAAACCAAAATAATGTTGTTAATTTAACCTTTGAGAAGAGAAGTCTCCTCTGGAAGTGAGATTCAGATTGTAGCAACTCATCCATCAGCTTAAAGGCCGCAGACTAAAGGAAGCCGTGCTGACTCATGAGCACAAGCCTGTGAATCAACCATGAACCCGAGGAAAAGCACGCGACATGCATGTCTACTGTGACCCTCACCGTCTCTCCAAGTTTTCTCAAGGCTGTGAGGATTTCCATTTTCTGCTGCATGTACACGTCCCGCGACAGTTTTCCCACTATAACATCCCGGTCCATCTGCGCAGAATATCACGCACTGGTTGGACAACTTTCAAGCAAAGCAACACACGGATGAACACGAGGGCGTGATGGAGCAGGAGTGCGACTGTGCATTAAACCACTGCGGTCACATCAGGGCACGACACTGCGCGGCTGACCTCTGCTAGTCTGGTTCTCAGTTGTCCCGGCTGCTTCTTAGCAAAAAGGCGGATCACCTCTGGCGTTTTGAAAGCTTGGCTGATGGCTGCCTGAGTTGCCTGATgaagaaatgtgatttttttttttaaaaacaagagtTTAAAATGGACACGCGCGGTATTTGCACAATCAACGAATCGTCCTTACCAGCTGCATCCCACTGAGTTCATCCACAAGTGTCATGTCTCCTGTCATGATCTTCTTCAGGGAGTCGTTGAATTCACTCAACTGTTccaaggtttctttttttgtctcttcatACTCTTCGTCGTCCATTTCCTCTCTAGAATAACAAAGAGGGGACGGCGGAAACTTAACGTTAGATTAGATCACTTGCCATCTATGACAGTCTTATTTGGTAGGTCAGTAGAGAGCTTGTGTGCACCTGCATTCCTCCAGATCTTGAAGCTGCTGCATCAGTCTGTCGAGCTGCCCTTCCATATTTTGCCTCAATTTCCCAGTTTCTGATTTCCCTCGAGACGCCATGCTTCGTTAATATCGACCTATGGAGAACgcaaaaatgaatcaaacagtAAACAAGTAGGACGCGAGACAGTAGCCATTGTTGCACAAATAACTTGACTGCAACCTGGTATACTTCATTAGAAAGGCGTTGTTGTAGCTAGCATTGCAGCAAACCCCCTTCAGCATTCATTGCGACATCGATGGTATTATTGGGCGGTGGTCATTTCACTGGAAGCTTAGACCTTTACAGCTTTAAGTGCAAGCTATACAGTTGTTACGTTATTTACGTTAGCCGACCAGCTAGCTTGCATGCTAGAAGAAAAATATCTCACCGTGACTCTGTAGACAGTTGGAAATGAGTTGTGCGCGTCAAATATTTGCACCAGCTTGACGAGTATACGTAAAGGTAGCTGTTTCAAAAACTCCCTTTAAAGAATAGCTACTTTTATGAAGGTTTACAGCACGTATATTTGCTGTCGACGCGTTTAAGGATGCGCGTTTGTGATTGTGAATGTAGCTTGGAAGAGTAGGTGCAGCTCTCTTCTTATTGGTCGATTGTGTCCAATCAGATTTCTCAATGCAACGTCAAACCCGGAAGTCCCCTGTTCCATAGCTGTCCACAGCAGCTTGTCGTTTCAGCGCAATGCATATTTTCACTATTTACCTTCCTCTTCTGCGGTAGAAAACACGTCCTTGGTTGACTGAGCGCCGCTTTGATTCGTCTGCTTGAGCATCTTGTACCAACCGGCTCGCTCGCGTTGCCTGTTTAGAGAGAAAGCTAACTCTGCCAACGTTTTATGAATGAATGGCAATTGAagctagctaacattagctttaGTCACCAACACGTTATAAGTTAACGATAGTGGATAGTTCCGTTTCTAACTTGTGTAACTCCCATCACAAAGTAATACTGTGCTCCCCCCTCAGAGGTCAGAGAGCCAGGGGGGGTCGTTTGTATTTCAACCAAAGTATCTTAAGTTCAGTCGGTTTTATTCTGCATATTTGCTCTTCTAGTATGAGACATGGACGGTCATAAAATAACCAAAGTGGTCCTGCTGGCCTGCGGGTCCTTCAACCCTGTGACTAACATGCACCTGAGGATGTTTGAACTGGCCCGAGACCATCTGGAGGACACAGGTTGAGTGACAGGACAATGAAACCTTTGAGCTATATTAGATGTATATGGTTGAAAGTATTTAGATACTTCACTGAAGCAGATGTTGGAATTCCTTGATGTAAACATTCCCAATTACATGCATGACATTATGTCCAGCATTCACTTGTAAtaatatttgtgttattatttgcaGCAGCATGTAATCTGTGACAGGACTCCGTATGAGAGAGCCGCATCCTTAATCCACACCCGATTATTAATACCGATGCATACATGTGTGAGGAGTTTAAAAGAAAGTAAAGTTAGCTGTCAAACAAACATGGCTGGGAAAAAATGTCTTCCCTTATAAATAGAAGTATaaagaaaatgataaatgaatgGAGTCATTGAATGGAGTCACCACTGATGGCGTATATGCGTGGATGTTACCTGCTGTGGCGTTACTCTAAACCATCTGTTCATGCTGCTTTCTTGTCTAAGGTCTGTACAGGGTGGTGAAGGGCATCATCTCTCCGGTGGGCGATGCCTATAAGAAGAAGGGTTTGATCGAGGCCTGCCATCGTCTGGAGATGGCCAGATTGTCCACAGAGAACTCCGACTGGATCACGGTTGATTCGTGGGAAAGCTTGCAGCCAGAGTGGGTGGAGACAGCCAAAGTCGTTCGGCAAGTTTACACTCTCTGCTATTTACGCCTTTGCTGTTAAAAAGGTGTAAGGACATCTTTTTAGGAATCTAAGACACTACCTGTCAGACATTTCCGTATCCTCAATATGCTGTTTTCTATTGTGCTGTGTGTGAAATTgggctgaatgaatgaaattgaTTTAACTTAAAAAGCGAAGGCCTAAgctgaataaatgtttaaactgaTTTTGAAAGATGAAAATGCGTTTTGATTCAAATTAACTTAATGTGGTATATAATAGACATATTGAGTGcaaaacacaatcacaaaaatcatacattttaatttagagATGAAGGACATTTATTTGCTGTTTGATTTCCCTGAAGTATAATCCACAGCATGAAATCGAGCTGAAGAGCTGAATACAACATTTTGACTGTATCGTCTTAGGCATCACTATGACCAACTGCAGCCAGCAGAGCAGACCGACGATGACGTGGACACGGTCAAGTATGCAAAAAAGAGACGCGCAGAGAAGCCATCTCATCGCACAAAGAGAGGTGgcccatgtttgtttttgtctgatgtactgttctttttttaactccTCCCTTTTTCTCCAATCCCTATTTTCAGACGTGTGTGATCCTGCCTCCACCATATGCATGCATGTATTATTGTATTCAGTTCAACCGACAACAAGAGACAAAGGTGTCGGGGTGTGGTCGTGTGTGACGGGTGAAAATGAATCACACCACCTATAATAAGGAGAGGGGAGCGCAAGTGTCACACAACTAAAACGACATTCCTCCCACTACTGACGAGTTTAAACCTGCAAATCGCTCACATGTCTCTGCACTTTAAAGGATAATATACGTCAGCTGGAGAAATGCATTCAGTTTTAAGTTATAACTATAATTGATTCTTGATTAATcagatattattttaaaacagtgCATTGGACGGTTTGTTTACAACACTGTGATTGATTTTAAGTGTAGCTAAAGTGTTTTTGTAGCAGTGACTAAAAAAAGATGAACAGCAATATTGGACTCACTCCATCTGTAATGTCTCTTGATAAATATTTCTGTAAAACAAGTTTTATAAATACttaacatgtatttatatatttcttagCTTCATTTTGGAGTGTCCTGTGAGTGACAATCGTCTTGCtactatttttattgttttattttttcatttagatCTTTGAGTACCCTTTATGGGATGTGTAAATATGATAACATCCTTTCTTCATGCTCAGGCGGCCCTCATCTAATGTTGCTGTGCGGGGCTGATGTCCTCGAGTCCTTTGGGGTACCGAACCTGTGGAAGCAGGACGACATCGCTGCGATCGTGGGCCGCTACGGTTTGGTCTGCATCACCCGCAGCGGCAGCGACCCCCACAAGTTCATCCACGGATCAGACATGCTGTGGAAGTATCGCAAGAACATCCACGTGGTCCACGAATGGGTGACCAACGAGATCTCCGCCACTCACGTGCGGCAGTCGCTTCGGCGGGGTCGCAGCGTCCGGTACCTGCTGCCGGACGCCGTGGTTCGTTACATACAAGAGCAGGGCCTCTACACCGCCGAGAGCGAGCAGAAAAACGCCGACGTGATTCTAGCCCCCCTTCAGAGATACTCTGGTGCCTCCACAAGCTGAGGAAGATATGAGTGGAGCTGCTTTGTTTCACAGTGAGAGCTCCCACCAGTGCCTTCTGGAAAATCAGCAGTTCTTTCTAGACATGGGTGTTTTTTAATGAGACAAATCTACCACTTTTCTGAGCAAAGTGATTTAGTAACAAttgattagtgtgtgtgtgtgtgtgtgtgtgtgtgtgtgtgtgtgtgtgtgtgtgtgtgtgtgtggaaaattACAATATAAAGAAACCGCACAACTGCGTGGAAAATCATCCAAACGTCATTGCTACTGTAGAAATAATCGGGTGTGTGATTATTGAGCTATTGGTTTGCAAGTATTTTGCCAAATTAAATAACTCATTGAATACTTTACCACAGTTTACACAGACGTTGTTGCAGTAAAACATTGAAACACTACCCTAAAGACGAGCAGGACTGATTGAAATGTTGATTTATTCAAACATCGACAGATATAGTAGATACAGGCAGCATTgtggagacaaaaaaacaaacatgaatttGTGCCAATACACATCTTTGAAAGCAGGCTTCTCTGCATCGTTTCCTTTTGACAGTGCGAGATTCAAGCAATCAGTTTGGAACGTGTATTGCCAAACGGTCCGTGGGTGGGGAACTTTGAGTGGCAGTGTTTTGAAAAGGATAACAGGTGACTTTACGTCACAGAGAACTGTGTGCATCGTGTTGCAAAATGTGCCATGttgaataatgacaataattgtGCTTTGTGTCACATCACTGTGTTGGATTGAAAACTATCGCGGAGTCCTGAAAATGAAGGAGGGATTAGCAATGTCTGGAGCTGAAATAAACAACACCTCTTTGACTCTCACATCGGGAGCTTTTTATTGCTCTTCCGAGAAACTCAGTAAAGGAAGTGCAACCTTTTCTGTCATTAAAATGCTGTTTGTCTGCTGGGGGTTAATTATCTTTCAGCTCATCGTCACTGATGGAATAtgattaaaataaagaaatcctACTTCTGAAGACTGATAGTAATGTGTTGAAATTGAAGTTGTGGAAGTAATAGTATTAAATTTCATTAAGCAGATATGAATTCCAAGTTAAAAGAGCGAGTTCTTATTAAAGGGCTTTTGGGGAGTCGGTTGATCCTGAAACTTAAGGTATTATTTTCTGTCAATCTGGTTGTGCATGATTTTCTTGCACACTGCATGCCAGTGTAGCTGTGAATGCTTTCACATTTACAGGGAAAAGGTAACTCGGAAAAAAACAGCACGTGTTTGATGCTCGGGAGATTTCAGTTAGATTATCTCAACTAACAGATCCTTTCTTataatattgcaaaacaaaaatctaTCGAAAAAGTATTCTCATTTGCATATATGAATATTGATTATTAAAGAGTTATGCTCATCCaaagcagtttttcttttatagATAACCTTTTATCACAGGAATCATTTGAGCTGCTATAATAACATTGTTTAAACCAAAGAAGGATCTGAATTAACCGTATAATTGAGCATTTCGTCTAACTTTATAGTCAACGTCCATGGGTTTGTCTGTGAAATTAAACTGTGGAGCCGGGTCGCTTGTGAACAGCGTATTAGTCAGTGGTGAAACCGGTCCGACACGTCTGACCTTCCTTTTGCACCATGACACAGAACAAACTCCTCCTTCGCTCTTACGCCATCCTGGCCACGGCTAATGAGAATGCAACAACTACCTTTATAAGTCCAGGTGTCTCACAAGATATCGTCTTTTCAGAGCTCCTCATCATCGCAGCAATTTGAGGATCACAGAAAGGTCATCAAAATGCCAGCCAGCCTCTGTGGTACGTGGGACATCATCAGCAACGACAACTTGGAGGGCTACATGGTTGCAATGGGTAGGTCCTTAAAGCATCTTTTAATCCCGACAACTTTCTCAGATGTTATAATCTCTGTGCGCCTTTGCTTCAGTGCTATTCTTGGGATGCGAGTGTGAgtgaaataatgtattttagCCCATGGGTGGGTTTGTCCCACAGATTTACAAACAAGGACATCACTTCCTCTACCGTTCAGGTATCAGCCCGGGTATACGAAAGATTGCCCTGAAGCTAAAGCTCAAGAAGGTGATtgagcagctggaggaccagTACGTCATCAAAACTGTCAGCAAGTTCCGAAACTACTCGGTCTCCTTTAGGGAGGGTCAGGAGTTTGAGGAGTTTACCAAGGGACTGGACAACAGACAAGTCAAGGTGAGGAAAGGTGCCTGGTTAATTACGTGTAACCATTGCGATTGGTTTGCAGATCATGTGATGAGTTTTACGTTTTATTTGGGCTGCTAAACCTGTTGTGTTGGGATGTGCACTCTCTCTTCTCTGCCAAACGCGCAGTCACTGGTGAAGTGGGAGGGGATTAAACTGGTGTGTGAACAGattggagagaagaagaaccgGGGCTGGGCTCACTGGGTCGAAGAGGACAAGCTGCATCTGGTGAGAATATGAATTTGGTTTCTGGATTTAATCAAAATTATTCCACACAATGCACAACTCTTAATTcattaaagttttatttttgaattgCATTGCACCATACTGTATATTGAATACACATTGATGTGCCTTAGGAGCTGTACTGTGAAGGAGAAGTCTGCAAGCAGGTTTTTTTAAGAAGAATgggaaagagtgaagagaaaTGAACGAGGTTTTTCTGAAGGAGTTACTCTGTGATGACCAGCATTGTGTGTTGGATTCACCACTCGAACCCCTGACCTGCTAAACCACCATAAATCTAAATGTATTGTGTGTGATTTTCTCTGTTATCTAACTGCAATGCTCAGTGCTCAATGCTTCAATGCTCAggtgaataataaaatatttcctGATGATTTGGATTttcaccactagatggcagcagtACGTTATATTTGCTGATACTGTCTAGTCTACACTGGTTTGTAGCTCAATGGTGCTGGGCCTCCAATAAAAAGCAATGCCTGTCTTCGGTTCCCTTTAAAATGGCTTAAAAAACAGAAcactttgtatatatttttcgttttaaatatatttccttTGCATGGGCTTTCCATCTGTTATTTGGTTGAGCTTTTGGTAGAAGGCAATGATGTGGATACATGTGTATCCAATGTAGTCCAGCCTGACCTA
It encodes:
- the lzic gene encoding protein LZIC → MASRGKSETGKLRQNMEGQLDRLMQQLQDLEECREEMDDEEYEETKKETLEQLSEFNDSLKKIMTGDMTLVDELSGMQLATQAAISQAFKTPEVIRLFAKKQPGQLRTRLAEMDRDVIVGKLSRDVYMQQKMEILTALRKLGETLTSEDETFLTENATATLSQFEKVTANLGSEDKILALACSGVKTKA
- the nmnat1 gene encoding nicotinamide/nicotinic acid mononucleotide adenylyltransferase 1; translation: MDGHKITKVVLLACGSFNPVTNMHLRMFELARDHLEDTGLYRVVKGIISPVGDAYKKKGLIEACHRLEMARLSTENSDWITVDSWESLQPEWVETAKVVRHHYDQLQPAEQTDDDVDTVKYAKKRRAEKPSHRTKRGGPHLMLLCGADVLESFGVPNLWKQDDIAAIVGRYGLVCITRSGSDPHKFIHGSDMLWKYRKNIHVVHEWVTNEISATHVRQSLRRGRSVRYLLPDAVVRYIQEQGLYTAESEQKNADVILAPLQRYSGASTS
- the rbp7a gene encoding retinoid-binding protein 7a, which encodes MPASLCGTWDIISNDNLEGYMVAMGISPGIRKIALKLKLKKVIEQLEDQYVIKTVSKFRNYSVSFREGQEFEEFTKGLDNRQVKSLVKWEGIKLVCEQIGEKKNRGWAHWVEEDKLHLELYCEGEVCKQVFLRRMGKSEEK